A DNA window from Mycoplasmopsis pullorum contains the following coding sequences:
- a CDS encoding phospholipase D-like domain-containing protein: MKKSKFSDILLWIIQIIIILAYFCGVLLLTYLVNGQFLYLLFLGIYLLNLITTFLIWKQRRQSATKLSWILVTIIFPILGHVLYYIYGLSYWNKYEFKLRTNPKFNYNLYNNNHQYSKEVDRFNSKLKKYHNMNKNGIVNSQTQIVKEGFDFYEELFNGLNEAKESIEIVSYIIKKGEIFDQLVHILEKKASEGVRIKWLIDYFGSGSIGINPFEILKNFDNVEIKYIGKIYYPFIVSHSFYRNHQKFFIIDNKKVYTGGNNISDEYASFSKRFGHFIDLNYILSGPIVNLYIIHFAYFWEVITKKEIEIIPKLQNYTHEVQNYNSDIILIDDSPNLTYSESEMYWLKLFANAQKSIKIVTPYFSITDALWKLLIIGAKSMLDIEIYIPGLPDKKFIYNITLNQLKSLSKYGIKVYIMENHFLHTKLGIVDDEIAWFGTNNFDSRSMFAQYEIMNLVSGEIVSELIEIVNDYKSKSIPLEHHKFYNKKTTSLVKVIYNLAKPLV; encoded by the coding sequence ATGAAAAAGAGTAAATTTAGCGATATTTTATTATGAATAATTCAAATTATCATTATTTTAGCTTATTTTTGTGGTGTATTGCTATTAACTTATTTAGTTAATGGTCAATTTTTATATTTACTTTTTTTAGGAATTTATCTTTTAAATTTAATAACAACTTTTTTAATTTGAAAACAACGTCGTCAAAGCGCTACAAAATTGTCATGAATTTTGGTGACAATTATTTTTCCGATTTTAGGACACGTTTTATATTATATTTATGGTTTATCATATTGAAATAAATACGAATTTAAGTTAAGAACTAATCCAAAATTCAACTACAACCTGTATAACAATAATCATCAATATTCAAAAGAAGTTGATCGTTTTAATAGTAAATTAAAAAAATATCATAATATGAACAAAAACGGAATTGTCAATTCGCAAACTCAAATCGTCAAAGAGGGATTTGATTTTTACGAAGAATTATTTAACGGTCTCAATGAAGCAAAAGAATCAATCGAAATTGTTTCTTATATCATTAAAAAAGGTGAAATTTTTGATCAACTAGTCCACATTTTAGAAAAAAAAGCATCCGAAGGTGTACGAATTAAATGATTAATTGACTATTTTGGTTCTGGTTCAATTGGAATTAATCCATTTGAAATACTAAAAAATTTCGATAATGTTGAAATTAAGTACATCGGAAAAATATATTATCCCTTTATAGTTAGTCATAGTTTCTACCGTAACCACCAAAAATTCTTCATTATCGATAATAAAAAAGTTTATACTGGCGGAAATAATATTTCTGATGAATATGCTTCTTTTAGCAAAAGATTTGGTCACTTTATTGATTTAAACTACATTTTAAGTGGTCCAATTGTTAATTTATACATAATTCATTTTGCTTATTTTTGAGAAGTTATTACTAAAAAAGAAATCGAAATTATTCCAAAATTACAAAATTACACTCACGAAGTTCAAAATTATAATAGTGACATAATTTTAATTGATGATTCACCAAACTTAACTTATTCTGAAAGTGAAATGTATTGATTAAAATTGTTTGCTAACGCTCAAAAGTCAATTAAAATAGTCACTCCTTATTTTTCAATTACTGATGCTCTTTGAAAACTATTAATCATCGGAGCAAAATCAATGTTAGATATTGAAATTTATATTCCTGGTTTACCTGATAAAAAATTTATTTACAATATCACCTTAAATCAACTTAAATCCTTGAGTAAATATGGTATTAAAGTTTATATCATGGAAAATCATTTTTTACATACTAAATTAGGAATTGTCGATGATGAAATTGCATGATTTGGAACGAACAACTTCGACTCAAGAAGTATGTTTGCTCAATATGAAATCATGAACCTAGTTAGCGGAGAAATAGTAAGTGAATTAATTGAAATTGTTAATGATTACAAAAGCAAATCCATTCCACTTGAACATCACAAGTTTTACAACAAAAAAACTACTTCTTTGGTTAAAGTTATCTATAATTTAGCAAAACCATTAGTTTAA
- a CDS encoding L-threonylcarbamoyladenylate synthase, which produces MKFQNFDDIFIFTTDTVTGIACKINDQSLEKIYFLKNRPFEKKIMILVGSLEQARSFKQWNEKADQFANKHWPGAFSVIVNDQGFRMPNCPQLCEFLLQNGPMYATSANKSGQQPIDINQAHDVFPEVSNSNVFNFGPGTNQASQIFNCDTNEWIIRK; this is translated from the coding sequence ATGAAATTTCAAAATTTTGACGATATTTTTATTTTTACAACCGACACAGTAACTGGGATTGCGTGCAAAATTAATGATCAAAGTTTAGAAAAAATTTATTTTCTAAAAAACAGACCTTTTGAAAAGAAAATTATGATTTTAGTCGGAAGTCTTGAACAAGCTCGTTCATTTAAACAATGAAACGAGAAAGCAGATCAATTTGCCAATAAACACTGACCAGGGGCTTTTAGTGTTATTGTCAATGATCAAGGTTTCCGCATGCCTAACTGTCCCCAATTATGTGAATTTTTATTACAAAATGGTCCCATGTATGCCACCAGTGCAAACAAAAGTGGTCAACAACCGATAGATATTAACCAAGCACACGATGTTTTTCCGGAAGTATCAAACTCAAACGTGTTCAACTTTGGACCTGGGACAAATCAAGCAAGTCAAATTTTTAACTGCGACACAAACGAATGAATAATCAGAAAATAG
- the mutM gene encoding bifunctional DNA-formamidopyrimidine glycosylase/DNA-(apurinic or apyrimidinic site) lyase gives MPEYPEVTVVTNTLNNLVSGRKIIKVEVRNNKFIRNVSVEEFVQQVQGRTIKNVQNFGKFIVFNFDTDLRMLSHLRMAGKFYVYDLELDKDFLFNLHNYVYFYLDNQKVMIYNDSRQFGGFELVDESDKRSIYEIKKLAQLPGDIDVDELYKKLQRKNISIKSVLLDQSLVLGIGNIYADEALFKSKIYPMTKCNQVSKKELAILLKNAQEIMDQSIKFGGSSVHTYQSVNSAKGTFQNQLRVYGRAGKVCLSCGKSNIIKVKLDFKANGRGTSYCPNCQKEV, from the coding sequence ATGCCTGAATATCCTGAAGTAACAGTTGTAACTAACACATTAAATAATCTAGTTAGTGGTAGAAAAATAATAAAAGTAGAAGTACGAAATAATAAATTTATTCGCAATGTTAGTGTTGAAGAGTTTGTCCAGCAAGTCCAGGGACGTACAATCAAAAATGTCCAAAACTTTGGAAAATTCATTGTTTTTAATTTTGATACGGACTTACGAATGCTATCACACTTGCGTATGGCGGGGAAATTTTATGTCTACGATTTAGAACTTGATAAAGACTTCTTATTCAATTTACATAATTACGTGTATTTTTACTTAGACAACCAAAAGGTCATGATTTATAATGATTCTCGTCAATTTGGTGGTTTTGAGTTAGTAGATGAAAGTGATAAAAGAAGCATTTATGAAATTAAAAAACTTGCTCAATTGCCTGGGGACATTGACGTTGATGAATTGTATAAAAAGCTGCAACGTAAAAATATTAGTATTAAAAGTGTTTTATTAGATCAATCACTAGTTTTAGGGATTGGAAATATTTATGCTGATGAAGCTTTATTTAAAAGTAAAATCTATCCAATGACTAAGTGCAATCAAGTATCTAAAAAAGAATTAGCGATTTTACTAAAAAATGCTCAAGAAATTATGGATCAAAGCATCAAGTTTGGCGGAAGTAGTGTCCACACCTATCAGTCAGTAAATTCGGCAAAAGGGACATTTCAAAATCAATTACGAGTTTACGGTCGTGCTGGGAAAGTTTGTTTAAGTTGCGGTAAATCTAACATTATCAAAGTTAAATTGGATTTTAAAGCTAATGGACGTGGTACCAGTTACTGTCCTAACTGCCAAAAAGAGGTGTAA
- a CDS encoding cysteine hydrolase family protein: MKTAIFVIDMLNGFSKSGALASQNVKNIIDPIVNYLDKKHNNAQVFFICDAHSTSDLEMNQYPIHCLKDSEEAKIVSELQRFQNSTIFYKNSTNAFHQIDTKIYDNFDSFELVGCCTDICVLQFALSLKTYLNHIHSDKKVIVWSNLCSTFDGPNHNAKTFHKFALELMLNAGIEVKEYV, translated from the coding sequence ATGAAAACAGCAATTTTTGTTATTGATATGCTTAATGGTTTTAGCAAAAGCGGTGCATTAGCTTCACAAAACGTCAAAAACATTATTGATCCAATTGTCAATTATTTAGATAAGAAACACAACAATGCACAAGTGTTTTTTATTTGCGATGCACATTCAACAAGCGATTTAGAAATGAATCAATATCCAATTCACTGCTTAAAAGATAGTGAAGAAGCTAAAATTGTAAGTGAATTACAGCGATTTCAAAATAGTACAATTTTTTACAAAAATTCCACAAACGCTTTTCACCAAATTGATACTAAAATTTACGATAATTTTGACTCATTTGAACTAGTTGGATGTTGTACTGATATTTGTGTGTTGCAATTTGCATTAAGTTTAAAAACTTATTTAAACCATATTCATTCTGATAAAAAAGTGATTGTTTGGTCAAATTTATGTAGTACTTTTGACGGACCTAATCATAATGCAAAAACTTTTCATAAATTCGCACTTGAGTTAATGTTAAATGCTGGTATCGAAGTAAAAGAATATGTATAA
- a CDS encoding Smr/MutS family protein: MYKRQVVDLHGYQSDEIVGIIYNLIYEFHNDGNLELLFITGHGRGAVKYTLLNILEKEKIDYQEINQGGAFLIKPQIYSSYNFADWDDEDEWDEQISQNDLDVIFNEYLKTKE; this comes from the coding sequence ATGTATAAAAGACAAGTGGTCGATTTGCATGGTTACCAAAGTGATGAAATTGTTGGGATTATTTATAATTTAATCTATGAGTTTCACAATGACGGTAACTTAGAATTATTATTTATCACAGGACACGGAAGAGGTGCTGTTAAATATACATTGTTAAACATATTAGAAAAAGAGAAAATTGACTATCAAGAAATTAATCAAGGTGGTGCTTTCTTAATAAAACCACAAATATATTCATCTTATAATTTTGCTGATTGAGACGATGAAGATGAGTGAGATGAACAAATTTCACAAAATGATTTAGACGTTATTTTCAACGAATATCTAAAAACAAAGGAGTAA
- a CDS encoding M42 family metallopeptidase, with translation MNKEQLRKKLITYMEIEAMSRFEEPVVDALKESTKDLGYEYSWDKMGSLIMFKKSKTENAPKVMIAAHMDEIGYLVRMIDEKGQVLLSPVGGIWPTVVVGTKAKLVTHSKNEVFYGVFGHTSIHIMQSEKVTKAITNNEIYADFGFKNKQEAIENGVEVGDRVYISGETIQFKNEDLIGGKAMDNRAGVTVLDYVAHKLANKDLGVDLYLVGTVQEEVGTRGAKTSVSLINPDIAFALDTTSSHDTIGTIPGTTKLFGGAALRVADRGTLMDPKLVEYVYHVAKENEIPAYKFVAAGGGTDAAELQFAKGGAATLTLSIPQRYLHSPIGVCALSDLIATGDLLVKFVEKMNKNEFDKIKYN, from the coding sequence ATGAACAAAGAACAATTAAGAAAAAAATTAATTACATACATGGAAATTGAAGCTATGTCACGTTTCGAAGAGCCGGTAGTGGACGCTTTAAAAGAAAGTACTAAAGATTTAGGTTACGAGTATTCGTGGGATAAAATGGGGTCTCTTATCATGTTTAAGAAATCAAAAACTGAAAATGCACCTAAAGTTATGATTGCTGCACACATGGATGAAATTGGTTATCTTGTAAGAATGATCGATGAAAAAGGACAAGTGTTATTGTCCCCAGTTGGTGGTATTTGACCAACTGTAGTTGTAGGTACTAAAGCAAAATTAGTTACACATAGCAAAAATGAAGTGTTTTACGGTGTTTTTGGACACACATCAATTCACATTATGCAAAGCGAAAAAGTTACAAAAGCAATCACAAATAATGAAATTTATGCTGATTTTGGTTTTAAAAATAAACAAGAAGCGATTGAAAATGGTGTTGAAGTTGGTGACCGTGTTTATATTTCTGGTGAAACCATTCAATTTAAAAATGAAGATTTAATTGGTGGAAAAGCAATGGACAATCGTGCTGGTGTTACTGTTTTAGATTATGTTGCTCATAAATTAGCAAATAAAGATTTAGGTGTGGACTTGTACCTAGTAGGGACAGTTCAAGAAGAAGTAGGGACACGTGGAGCAAAAACATCTGTTAGCTTAATTAATCCCGACATTGCATTTGCGTTAGATACTACAAGCTCGCACGACACAATAGGGACAATTCCTGGGACAACCAAGTTATTCGGTGGAGCAGCTTTAAGAGTTGCTGACAGAGGGACACTTATGGATCCTAAATTGGTTGAATACGTGTACCATGTAGCAAAAGAAAATGAAATTCCTGCATATAAATTCGTTGCTGCAGGTGGTGGGACTGATGCGGCTGAATTACAATTTGCCAAAGGTGGAGCAGCTACATTAACATTAAGCATTCCGCAACGTTATCTACATTCTCCAATTGGAGTTTGTGCACTTAGCGATTTAATTGCGACTGGGGATTTGTTAGTAAAATTTGTTGAAAAAATGAACAAGAATGAATTTGACAAAATAAAGTATAATTAA
- a CDS encoding YneF family protein: protein MIDGLTFGLTLGFSILGTVILTGIVTFLVTKKIFEKQLRENPPITEKMIRVMFQQMGRKASETQIKQVMRSMNAVKEKN from the coding sequence ATGATAGATGGATTAACATTTGGATTGACACTAGGTTTTTCAATTCTTGGTACAGTTATTTTAACTGGAATTGTTACTTTTTTAGTGACTAAAAAAATCTTTGAAAAGCAACTTCGTGAAAATCCGCCTATTACTGAAAAAATGATTAGAGTTATGTTCCAGCAGATGGGGCGTAAAGCTAGTGAAACACAAATTAAACAAGTAATGCGTTCAATGAATGCAGTAAAAGAAAAGAATTAA
- a CDS encoding LemA family protein, which produces MANLFDNRTEQDPKGFNPNTDNRPVPAQASGVAKFFYYLFFITIIFIVKHISYLNWFRNKQNEINQAASNIDIQLTKRSETLTKLFETVKGYAKHEKELFESVAEMRSLSGRLNVVDEAQANDLRSELTSLNNNVFGRLMMVSENYPELKANTLFQELMEESTYIEREIAASRRLYNSQVTQFNQRLFAFPTNVPASTMRLSTIPLYQASELQRKDVEIKF; this is translated from the coding sequence ATGGCAAATTTATTTGATAATAGAACTGAACAAGATCCAAAAGGATTCAATCCAAATACTGACAATCGACCAGTACCAGCTCAAGCTTCAGGAGTTGCAAAGTTTTTTTACTATCTTTTCTTTATAACAATTATTTTTATTGTAAAACATATTAGTTATTTAAATTGATTCCGTAACAAACAAAACGAAATTAACCAAGCAGCAAGTAACATCGATATTCAATTAACCAAAAGAAGTGAAACATTAACTAAATTATTTGAAACGGTTAAAGGTTATGCAAAACACGAAAAAGAATTATTTGAAAGCGTTGCAGAAATGCGTTCACTTTCAGGTAGATTAAACGTAGTTGACGAAGCTCAAGCAAATGATTTAAGAAGTGAATTAACTAGTTTAAACAACAATGTTTTTGGTAGATTAATGATGGTTTCTGAAAATTATCCTGAATTAAAAGCTAATACATTATTCCAAGAATTAATGGAAGAATCTACCTACATCGAAAGAGAAATCGCTGCTTCAAGAAGACTATACAACTCACAAGTTACACAATTTAACCAAAGATTGTTCGCCTTTCCAACGAACGTACCAGCAAGTACAATGAGACTTTCAACAATTCCACTTTATCAAGCTAGTGAATTACAAAGAAAAGATGTAGAAATCAAATTTTAG
- a CDS encoding inorganic diphosphatase, with translation MKNLVQIKIEIPKNSKIKYEYNRKTQEIEVDRILRGDFVYPCNYGFIPEALDWDGDELDVLLYSSETFAPGVKLNARIVGAMKMIDDGETDTKLVAVHADDYRLDHIQKLEDLPLPFLDTVKTFFSTYKNWKRPGITSVDGFENVEWALKEYDECVELMHKYGSLDKKDFLAKMKQEHPEKYL, from the coding sequence ATGAAAAATTTAGTACAAATTAAAATCGAAATTCCAAAGAATTCAAAGATTAAATACGAATATAACAGAAAAACACAAGAAATTGAAGTTGACCGTATTTTAAGAGGTGATTTTGTTTATCCATGCAACTACGGATTTATTCCTGAAGCATTAGATTGAGACGGTGATGAGCTTGATGTTTTATTATATTCATCAGAAACATTTGCTCCTGGTGTTAAATTAAATGCAAGAATAGTAGGAGCAATGAAAATGATCGACGATGGTGAAACAGATACTAAATTAGTTGCTGTTCACGCTGATGATTATCGTTTAGATCATATTCAAAAATTAGAAGATTTACCTTTACCATTTTTAGACACAGTTAAAACATTCTTTAGCACATATAAAAACTGAAAACGTCCAGGTATTACAAGTGTTGATGGTTTTGAAAATGTCGAATGAGCATTGAAAGAATATGACGAATGTGTTGAATTAATGCATAAATATGGATCATTAGATAAAAAAGATTTTCTTGCTAAAATGAAACAAGAACATCCAGAAAAATACCTTTAA
- a CDS encoding transketolase family protein, with product MNKNIENKLVSSMQAIALDSINKAGQGHIGMAIGAAPITYSLIGKILNFNAKNPKWINRDRFVLSAGHGSMSIYSIMHFMGLLSVEDMKNHKHLHSKTPSHPEIDANEFVDATTGPLGQGIAMAVGMAISQRYLQKEFNREKFDIFNHHVFALHGDGCLQEGVALEAIQLAGTLNLDRLILIHDYNAIQIDSKTSEVNNIDFKKYFESQNFAVFEANTNDLDSIINAIEAAKKANKPSYIQVHSVIAQNTPVEGKSNGHNGTLKSDQTLEFKHKIGLTNEVPFEYDADVYDYAQTLWANKVKKYNEWVEKFDEYQKAYPELAKKLNLIVNKEVSYDLSGVEFTESNVATRNYIATIMKYIDANYNSVVGGSADLFAATKVGFAKQFASESGANIKYGIREFAMGSINNGINLDTGLKTIDSTFLAFADYMKPALRLGALMEQPAIHVFTHDSYQVGGDGPTHQPFDQIPMLRAMSNLKVVRPCDETEMLAAFQYALNSQKNQVAIIGCRQPIPSFNLLPNRTQLEAAYVIKAAEDFEVSLLASGSEVGLAVEVANKLSSEFNVKAQVISVPLLQDLIDNTELVQKLKLDQKPMYVIEATSDSMWFRLSKYNKLDAHLSSGYGYSEDGQKVYEIKGFEVNNLTNKVLEFLKW from the coding sequence ATGAACAAAAATATAGAAAATAAATTAGTTTCTTCAATGCAAGCAATTGCTTTAGATTCAATTAATAAAGCTGGTCAAGGTCACATCGGAATGGCCATTGGAGCAGCTCCTATTACTTATTCATTAATCGGAAAAATTTTAAATTTTAATGCAAAAAATCCAAAATGAATTAATCGTGATCGTTTTGTTTTAAGTGCTGGTCATGGTTCAATGTCGATTTATTCAATCATGCACTTTATGGGATTACTTTCGGTTGAAGATATGAAAAACCACAAGCACCTACACTCAAAAACACCATCACATCCAGAAATTGATGCGAACGAATTTGTGGATGCAACAACTGGGCCTTTGGGACAAGGTATTGCAATGGCAGTGGGGATGGCTATTAGTCAAAGATATTTGCAAAAAGAATTTAATAGAGAAAAATTTGATATTTTCAACCACCATGTTTTCGCGCTGCATGGGGATGGTTGTCTACAAGAAGGGGTTGCATTAGAAGCAATTCAGTTAGCTGGGACACTCAACTTAGATCGTTTAATTTTAATTCACGACTATAACGCAATTCAAATTGATTCAAAAACTTCAGAAGTTAATAATATTGATTTTAAAAAATATTTTGAATCACAAAATTTTGCTGTTTTTGAAGCAAATACAAATGATTTAGATTCAATTATTAATGCAATTGAAGCTGCAAAAAAAGCAAATAAACCATCATACATTCAAGTTCACTCAGTTATTGCTCAAAATACACCAGTTGAAGGAAAATCAAACGGTCACAATGGTACACTTAAGAGTGACCAAACTCTTGAATTTAAACACAAAATTGGTTTAACAAATGAAGTTCCTTTCGAGTATGACGCTGATGTGTACGATTATGCACAAACTTTATGAGCAAACAAAGTTAAAAAATACAACGAATGAGTTGAAAAATTTGATGAATATCAAAAAGCTTATCCAGAATTAGCTAAAAAACTTAATTTAATTGTAAATAAGGAAGTTTCATACGATTTATCAGGTGTAGAATTTACTGAATCAAATGTTGCAACACGTAACTACATTGCAACAATTATGAAATATATTGATGCTAACTACAATAGTGTGGTTGGTGGTTCAGCCGACTTATTTGCTGCAACTAAAGTTGGATTTGCAAAGCAATTTGCAAGTGAATCAGGAGCAAATATTAAATATGGTATTCGTGAGTTCGCGATGGGATCAATTAATAACGGAATTAACTTAGATACAGGATTAAAAACAATTGATTCGACATTCTTAGCCTTTGCTGATTATATGAAACCAGCTTTAAGACTAGGCGCTTTAATGGAGCAACCAGCAATTCATGTCTTTACACACGATTCATATCAAGTTGGTGGTGATGGTCCAACTCATCAACCATTTGATCAAATTCCAATGTTAAGAGCAATGTCTAACTTAAAAGTTGTACGTCCATGTGACGAAACTGAAATGTTAGCTGCTTTCCAATATGCTTTAAATTCACAAAAGAATCAAGTTGCAATTATTGGATGTCGTCAACCAATCCCTTCATTTAACTTATTACCAAACCGTACACAATTAGAAGCAGCTTACGTGATTAAAGCTGCAGAAGATTTTGAAGTTTCATTATTAGCTTCAGGTTCAGAAGTTGGTTTAGCAGTTGAGGTTGCAAATAAATTGTCAAGCGAATTCAACGTTAAGGCACAAGTAATTTCTGTACCATTATTACAAGATTTAATTGATAATACTGAATTAGTACAAAAATTAAAATTAGACCAAAAACCAATGTACGTAATCGAAGCAACTAGTGACTCAATGTGATTTAGATTAAGCAAATACAATAAATTAGATGCACACTTATCTTCTGGATACGGATATAGTGAAGATGGTCAAAAAGTATATGAAATTAAAGGTTTCGAAGTTAATAATTTGACTAACAAAGTTTTAGAATTTTTAAAATGATAA
- a CDS encoding deoxynucleoside kinase, translating into MTIAISGMTSSGKSSLVDNLAQHFPNSLKLNEFDPNDEMFNTMLKWHLDHKPHATLTFETYIMASHVRNFQKVQEEFYAQKMDPKQDFIFLDRFCVEHLIFGEVAFSKIDPEALGVYLAASNQLINKNVLPDFAIFLDLSFENFKKRLFTRNRKSEIDSWSSNEEYWKKLHSLYRPTFERLCKENNIKYYILDTNNLDIQQVLDNTITIIQQHKNIQNN; encoded by the coding sequence ATGACAATAGCGATTAGTGGAATGACTAGTAGTGGAAAGAGTAGTTTGGTAGATAATTTAGCTCAGCATTTTCCAAACTCTTTAAAATTAAATGAATTCGATCCGAATGATGAGATGTTTAATACTATGTTAAAGTGACATTTAGATCACAAACCACATGCAACTTTAACTTTTGAAACTTACATTATGGCCAGTCACGTGCGTAATTTCCAAAAAGTACAAGAGGAATTTTACGCTCAAAAAATGGATCCAAAGCAAGATTTCATCTTTTTGGACCGTTTTTGTGTTGAACATTTGATTTTTGGTGAAGTTGCTTTTAGTAAAATTGATCCAGAAGCCTTAGGTGTTTATTTAGCTGCTTCAAACCAATTAATTAACAAAAACGTACTTCCTGATTTTGCAATTTTTCTTGATTTAAGTTTCGAAAATTTCAAAAAACGCCTCTTTACACGTAACCGTAAGAGTGAAATTGATAGTTGAAGCAGCAATGAAGAATATTGAAAAAAATTACATAGTTTATATCGTCCAACATTTGAAAGATTATGTAAGGAAAATAATATTAAGTACTATATTTTAGATACAAATAACTTAGATATTCAACAAGTTTTGGACAATACAATTACAATTATTCAACAACACAAAAATATTCAAAATAATTAG
- the rplK gene encoding 50S ribosomal protein L11, with protein sequence MAKKEIVRVAKLEFLAGQAKPGPALAGVGVNMPEFTRAFNDATRDRGNEPVPVQITVYKDKSFDFKLFTAPASYKIKQAAKIQSGSSNSKTTIVATISLDQLREIAAYKLPDLNTDDVEAAMHTIAGTAKNMGVLVEGWDDIAKAKAAAKAAAKESALAAAREASLAAAQEDLIESKGKDIEVNAIHDGKEGEEE encoded by the coding sequence ATGGCAAAAAAAGAAATAGTTCGTGTTGCGAAGTTAGAATTTCTTGCAGGTCAAGCTAAACCAGGTCCAGCTTTAGCTGGGGTTGGTGTTAACATGCCAGAATTCACCAGAGCATTCAACGACGCTACTAGAGATCGTGGAAACGAACCAGTTCCAGTTCAAATTACAGTTTACAAAGATAAATCATTTGATTTTAAATTATTTACAGCACCTGCTTCATACAAAATTAAGCAAGCTGCTAAAATTCAATCAGGATCTTCAAATTCAAAAACAACTATTGTTGCAACAATTTCATTAGATCAATTAAGAGAAATCGCTGCATACAAATTACCTGACTTAAACACTGACGATGTCGAAGCTGCAATGCACACAATTGCTGGTACAGCAAAAAACATGGGGGTTTTAGTTGAGGGATGAGACGACATCGCTAAAGCTAAAGCGGCTGCAAAAGCTGCAGCTAAAGAATCAGCTCTAGCTGCAGCTAGAGAAGCTTCATTAGCCGCTGCACAAGAAGATTTAATTGAATCTAAAGGTAAAGATATTGAAGTAAATGCAATTCATGATGGTAAAGAAGGAGAGGAAGAATAA
- the rplA gene encoding 50S ribosomal protein L1: MAKRISKNLKAARESFDRSLAYDLTEAIEIAKKTSYAKFDASIDLAFNLNLDVRKADQQLRGAVLLPHGTGKNVRVLVATNNPEKQKASQAAGADIVVDGPALEQKIKEDDFDFDVMVADPSMMPLLGKYGKKLGPKGLMPNPKTGTVTPTPEKAVEELKKGKANYRTDKAGIVHSLIGKKSMSTEALVENAKTLISLIRKLKPAAVKGTYMLNLTVSASMGPSVKIKLDK; the protein is encoded by the coding sequence ATGGCTAAAAGAATTTCTAAAAACCTTAAAGCTGCACGTGAATCATTCGACCGTAGCCTTGCTTACGATTTAACAGAAGCGATTGAAATTGCTAAAAAAACTTCATACGCAAAATTTGATGCATCAATCGATTTAGCTTTCAACTTAAACTTAGACGTTCGTAAAGCGGATCAACAATTACGTGGAGCAGTTTTATTACCACATGGAACAGGTAAAAACGTTCGTGTATTAGTTGCTACAAACAATCCTGAAAAACAAAAAGCTTCTCAAGCTGCAGGAGCTGACATTGTTGTTGATGGACCAGCATTAGAACAAAAAATTAAAGAAGATGATTTTGATTTTGACGTTATGGTTGCTGATCCATCAATGATGCCTTTATTAGGAAAATACGGTAAAAAACTTGGACCTAAAGGATTAATGCCTAATCCTAAAACTGGGACAGTTACACCTACTCCTGAAAAAGCTGTTGAAGAACTTAAAAAAGGTAAAGCTAACTACCGTACAGACAAAGCTGGTATTGTACACTCATTAATCGGTAAAAAGAGCATGTCAACTGAAGCTTTAGTTGAAAATGCTAAAACTTTAATTTCATTAATTAGAAAATTAAAACCAGCTGCAGTTAAAGGTACATACATGTTAAACTTAACAGTTTCAGCATCTATGGGACCAAGTGTTAAAATTAAATTAGACAAATAA